In the Hippoglossus stenolepis isolate QCI-W04-F060 chromosome 14, HSTE1.2, whole genome shotgun sequence genome, one interval contains:
- the fyco1a gene encoding FYVE and coiled-coil domain-containing protein 1, producing the protein MATGATAGESQLQRIIRDLHDAVAELAKEYRESGEPITDDSTNLHKFSYKLEYLLQFDQKEKSTFLGTKKDYWDYFSDCLAKIKGANDGIRFVRSITELKTSLGKGRAFIRYSLVHQRLADTLQQCLMNQRVTSDWFYARSPFLKPHLSVDIINHLYELNEVQFDVASRGHDLDASWPTFARRTLGSGNSPGHMWKPPSRSSSINSLASTYSQQAPEFPSSPDYGQSLLNDLNDSLPTCSEDVGTVEDLRLELDQSELKQRELFDKVQLLGEEAAELRVVVVELQRQLDVSLSAQEAQRGLQGELTALQGREEALSREVETLRTRDKTTEAEQRLLLEKLATAEGKNIELMAKLDRVLNEKGLQAASYFDSAQKIHELLDRLKDADKGKMEAAAEAEEKKRLAERLEEELRLKEAAAKDGEIKLGALVASASEEKATLMAKVEQQCSAHDKLQGALTLREKEASNLQRQLQDLQISLEEREKEVEVVKRMAQEDKDEMHKNVGGLKKKLETEVTALKGQVEKKEAELTSTCETLQQLEAKNQKLNTEREKLTCGLAELEGSIKEQTTKIEDYKTQCTNLMELNEKLLTRGKRNEEWKKEMADNRAVLEAELAALRASEKQLRGQLDDTKMTVDEKEKLLREENRKLDESLQRATMAAKLSESTSKQLEQENQSLREEQDTVKAALGRMQADLKSVHGQIGELEKNLGASRKNEASLQKELQTKEDLLVSKERNRIQLQSRLKALEARGKELEMAKADAEATCARQTEVIEKVTSEKQTMEKSQLERSAVQVKENQEVTGKLTVFEGQLELSLKDVSRLQAEVLDLRVKAQRSEEEKLKSQAQLEVIEAQRDELRTLTEQLKAQTEALNQKHVTELMECKKKEETLIEQRDREVAASAELSISAAAVREELSSLKARNEKLVVENSETREGLHRANTEMAELGMTICKLSAEKEEAREHCTGDAARIAEMEKKMELLEECMTELRLENNRVREELSQKEALPGTIIELQEQLEKAKNQVQSVKDSSREETDAVKFQMSSESMNYQSQRKSTNEQLDKVKTQLQEELKNVCSLQAKVTELEAENEQYLVLTGEKDAHITTAEETIRQSESEIQRLTDAVSKAEDSDFSVQKMCEELKEKLNATHSDQQSQNLKMTAEIDDLNRTKAYLEERLIELIRDKDALWQKSDALEFEQKLRAEERWWLVDKEATNCLGCKGQFTWWLRRHHCRLCGRIFCYYCSNNFAMTKHSGKKERCCRECYTQHSAVVERFTEAELSPSEIQPPPPGAGPQPSPEPAPYKPTPRVTVSDPSNNDGAFDIITEEEVNGVYDSDTTSQTTAGSLDGEQDRQPPGSLDIGTGDLTPEDPEEHVPTVQDSEINLLRSGEVTMAVPLSIDAISQFGDGSRELFVKSSCYSVITVAVDDCGPTISWMFSSEPKSISFSVVYRESADMQVEQSKVLISLTRCNSHKETIQGQLKVRHPGLYSLIFDNSFSRFISKKVFYHLTMEKPVIYDGSDFP; encoded by the exons ATGGCCACAGGGGCTACCGCTGGGGAGAGCCAACTCCAGAGGATTATCAGAGATCTGCACG ATGCTGTTGCAGAGCTTGCAAAGGAGTACAGGGAAAGTGGGGAGCCAATCACAGATGACAGTACCAACCTGCACAAATTCTCTTATAAGCTGGAGTACCTGCTACAG tttgacCAGAAGGAGAAGAGCACGTTTCTTGGTACAAAGAAGGACTATTGGGACTATTTCAGCGACTGTCTGGCAAAAATCAAAGGGGCCAATGATGGGATCCGCTTTGTCAGATCCATCACTGAA CTGAAGACATCTCTGGGGAAGGGGCGAGCATTTATTCGCTACTCCCTCGTACATCAGCGACTGGCTGACACGCTGCAGCAGTGCCTGATGAACCAGAGAGTCACCAG TGACTGGTTCTATGCAAGAAGCCCCTTCCTGAAGCCCCATCTTAGTGTTGACATCATCAATCACCTGTATGAACTCAATGAGGTCCAGTTTGACGTGGCCTCCAGAGGACATGATCTTGATGCCTCCTGGCCCACTTTTGCAAG GAGGACACTGGGAAGTGGAAACTCACCTGGCCACATGTGGAAACCACCCAGTCGCAGTTCCAGCATTAACAGTCTGGCCAGCACCTACTCCCAG CAAGCACCTGAGTTCCCCTCCAGCCCCGACTATGGTCAGAGTCTGCTAAATGACCTTAATGATTCCCTTCCTACGTGCTCCGAAGATGTCGGCACAGTTGAAGACCTTCGTCTAGAACTGGACCAGTCAGAGCTGAAGCAGCGAGAACTCTTCGATAAGGTGCAGCTGCTGGGCGAGGAGGCAGCTGAGCTCAGGGTTGTAGTCGTGGAGCTCCAGAGGCAGCTGGATGTGTCGCTTTCTGCCCAAGAGGCGCAACGGGGCTTGCAGGGAGAACTCACGGCTTTgcaagggagagaggaggcccTGTCCAGAGAGGTGGAAACACTTAGGACTAGGGACAAAACCACAGAGGCTGAACAACGCCTGCTTCTTGAAAAGTTGGCAACTGCTGAAGGGAAGAACATAGAGCTAATGGCCAAGTTAGACAGGGTTCTGAATGAGAAGGGCCTGCAAGCAGCCAGCTACTTTGACTCAGCACAAAAGATACATGAGTTGCTGGACAGATTGAAAGATGCTGATAAAGGGAAGatggaagctgctgcagaggcagaggagaagaagaggctgGCAGAAAGACTGGAGGAAGAGCTGAGATTAAAGGAGGCAGCTGCAAAGGATGGTGAGATCAAACTTGGAGCATTAGTTGCATCTGCGTCTGAGGAGAAGGCCACATTGATGGCAAAAGTGGAACAACAGTGTAGTGCACATGACAAGCTACAGGGGGCCTTGACAttaagagagaaggaggcaagCAACCTACAGAGGCAGCTGCAAGATCTGCAAATATCtctagaggagagagagaaagaggtggaggtTGTGAAGAGGATGGCACAAGAAGATAAAGATGAAATGCACAAGAATGTCGgtggcttaaaaaaaaagctagAAACAGAAGTCACTGCTCTTAAGGGGCAGgttgaaaagaaagaagcagagcTGACCTCAACCTGTGAGACACTGCAACAGCTGGAAGCCAAGAACCAAAAGCTGAACACAGAAAGGGAGAAACTGACATGTGGCCTTGCTGAGCTCGAGGGAAGCATCAAAGAGCAGACCACGAAGATAGAAGATTACAAGACACAGTGTACCAATTTAATGGAGCTGAATGAGAAGCTGCTGACCAGGGGGAAGAGAAATGAGGAGTGGAAGAAGGAGATGGCAGACAACAGAGCAGTGCTTGAAGCAGAGTTAGCAGCTCTAAGGGCCTCTGAGAAACAGCTTCGCGGACAGCTGGACGATACCAAGATGACAgtggatgaaaaagagaagctgctgcgtgAAGAGAACCGCAAGTTGGATGAGAGTCTGCAGCGAGCCACCATGGCCGCAAAGCTCTCAGAGAGCACATCAAAGCAGCTTGAGCAGGAGAACCAGAGTCTGAGAGAAGAGCAGGACACTGTGAAAGCAGCTCTTGGTCGCATGCAAGCAGACCTGAAGAGTGTTCACGGGCAGATCGGAGAGTTGGAGAAGAATTTAGGAGCGTCACGCAAGAATGAAGCCAGTCTTCAAAAAGAACTCCAAACCAAAGAGGACCTGCTAGTGAGCAAAGAGAGGAACCGTATTCAGCTTCAGTCCAGGTTAAAGGCTCTGGAGGCCAGGGGGAAGGAGCTTGAGATGGCCAAAGCTGACGCAGAAGCAACTTGTGCTAGACAGACTGAAGTGATCGAGAAGGTGACGTCTGAGAAGCAGACGATGGAGAAATCTCAGCTGGAGAGGAGCGCCGTTCAAGTGAAGGAGAACCAAGAGGTGACAGGCAAGCTGACTGTGTTTGAGGGCCAGTTGGAGCTGAGCCTGAAAGACGTTTCCAGGCTCCAGGCAGAGGTCCTGGACCTCAGGGTGAAGGCACAGAGGTCTGAGGAAGAAAAGCTTAAATCCCAAGCACAGCTGGAGGTGATAGAAGCCCAAAGAGATGAACTCAGGACTCTGACCGAGCAGCTTAAAGCTCAGACAGAAGCACTGAACCAGAAGCATGTAACAGAGCTGATGGAGtgcaaaaagaaagaagaaacactgaTCGAACAGCGCGATAGAGAAGTAGCTGCCAGCGCCGAATTGTcgatctctgcagctgcagtccGAGAAGAACTGTCCAGCCTCAAGGCACGAAACGAGAAGCTGGTCGTAGAGAACAGCGAGACACGTGAGGGTCTGCACAGGGCAAACACGGAGATGGCCGAGCTGGGGATGACCATCTGCAAGCTGAGTGCTGAGAAAGAAGAGGCCAGAGAGCACTGCACAGGTGACGCTGCCAGGAttgcagagatggagaaaaagatGGAGCTGCTAGAAGAGTGCATGACGGAACTGCGACTGGAGAATAACAGAGTAAGAGAGGAGCTGTCGCAGAAGGAGGCGCTTCCAGGGACTATCATTgagctccaggagcagctggaaAAGGCCAAGAACCAAGTGCAGAGTGTCAAGGACtccagcagagaggagacggaTGCTGTAAAGTTCCAGATGAGCTCAGAGAGCATGAATTATCAGAGCCAGAGGAAG AGTACGAATGAACAGCTGGACAAGGTGAAgactcagctgcaggaggagctgaagaacgTGTGCAGCCTGCAGGCCAAAGTGACTGAGTTAGAG GCTGAGAACGAGCAGTACCTGGTGCTGACTGGTGAGAAAGATGCTCACATCACAACGGCAGAAGAAACCATTCGTCAGAGTGAAAGCGAGATTCAGCGACTGACAGACGCAGTGAGCAA AGCTGAAGATTCAGACTTTTCTGTCCAGAAGATGTGCGAGGAACTGAAGGAAAAACTCAACGCAACGCACTCCGACCAGCAGAGCCAAAACCTGAAGATGACTGCAGAGATTGACGACCTCAACAGAACCAAGGCTTACCTTGAAGAGCGGCTCATCGAGCTTATCCG GGACAAAGATGCTCTGTGGCAGAAGTCGGACGCTCTGGAGTTTGAGCAGAAACTGCGAGCAGAGGAGCGCTGGTGGTTGGTGGATAAAGAGGCGACTAACTGCCTCGGTTGCAAGGGCCAGTTCACCTGGTGGCTGCGCAGACATCACTGCAG GCTCTGTGGTCGGATCTTCTGCTACTACTGCAGCAACAACTTTGCAATGACCAAGCACAGCGGGAAGAAGGAGCGCTGCTGCAGGGAGTGCTACACCCAACACAGTGCGGTGGTGGAGAGGTTCACTGAGGCAGAGCTGAGTCCTTCAGAGatccagcctcctccacctGGAGCTGGACCCCAACCGTCTCCTGAACCTGCTCCGTACAAACCCACCCCCAGGGTAACAG TTTCTGATCCCAGCAACAACGATGGAGCTTTCGACATCATCACCGAAGAGGAAGTGAATGGCGTCTACGACAGCGACACCACCTCCCAGACCACAGCAGGCTCACTGGATGGAGAACAAGACCGGCAGCCTCCGGGATCGCTGGATAT AGGAACAGGAGACTTGACGCCTGAGGACCCTGAAGAGCACGTCCCCACGGTTCAGGATTCAGAGATCAACCTCCTCAGATCTGGAGAAGTGAC CATGGCCGTTCCCCTCAGCATTGACGCTATTTCTCAGTTTGGTGACGGCTCTCGGGAACTCTTCGTCAAGTCCAGCTGTTACAGTGTGATAACCGTAGCCGTAGACGACTGCGGACCGACCATCAGCTGGATGTTTTCCTCGGAGCCCAAAAGCATCTCCTTCAGTGTGGTTTACCGGGAATCTGCTGACATGCAGGTGGAACAGTCGAAG GTCCTGATTTCTCTGACTCGCTGCAATTCTCATAAGGAGACAATTCAGGGGCAACTGAAAGTCCGACACCCCGGCCTCTACTCACTCATCTTTGACAACTCCTTCTCACG gtttatctccaaGAAAGTCTTTTACCATCTGACCATGGAGAAACCGGTAATCTACGACGGAAGCGACTTTCCCTGA
- the xcr1a.1 gene encoding chemokine (C motif) receptor 1a, duplicate 1: protein MYKSFNESQYDSDYDSDDDLLCEKDNVVRFGSYIIPVFFSVVITLSLTGNILVLVILALYENLKSLTNIFILNLAISDLVFTTGLPFWAIYHIWGWLFSNILCKIVTFVFFIGFYSSILFLTIMTIYRYLAVVHPLSDLRIQKLSTGIFLSLLMWMMSIGAAMPSLLYSSVISIPHKDTHSLGCEYESILWKSIAVFQQNIFFLVAFVVIGFCYIRILGKISQTRSHTKNRAVKLVFCIVAVFFIGWVPYNVVIFLRTLDENLVPPFDDCEVSIQLDYAFHVCRLIAFSHCCLNPVFYAFVGVKFRSHLKSMLQEMFSRKSPVEEPQVRMQNLISHGSLY from the coding sequence ATGTACAAGTCCTTCAATGAGAGCCAATATGACAGTGACTATGACAGTGACGATGACTTACTCTGTGAAAAAGACAATGTGGTCAGATTTGGATCCTACATCAtccctgttttcttctctgtggtGATCACACTGAGCCTCACAGGAAACATTCTTGTCCTTGTGATCCTGGCTCTGTATGAGAACCTCAAGTCCCTCACCAACATCTTCATCCTCAACCTGGCCATCTCTGACCTCGTCTTCACCACCGGCCTCCCGTTCTGGGCCATCTACCACATCTGGGGGTGGTTATTTTCAAATATTCTCTGCAAAATCGTGACTTTTGTCTTCTTCATTGGGTTCTACAGCAGCATCCTCTTCCTGACCATCATGACCATCTACAGGTACCTTGCGGTGGTCCACCCTCTCTCCGACCTGAGGATCCAAAAACTCAGCACTGGTATTTTCCTGTCCCTCCTAATGTGGATGATGAGTATTGGAGCAGCCATGCCGTCCCTGCTCTACAGCTCCGTCATCTCGATCCCCCACAAGGATACACACTCCCTGGGCTGTGAATACGAATCCATCCTGTGGAAAAGCATCGCTGTCTTCCAGCAGAATATTTTCTTCTTGGTTGCTTTTGTGGTGATTGGTTTCTGCTACATCCGGATACTCGGAAAAATCTCACAAACGAGATCCCACACGAAGAACAGAGCAGTGAAGCTGGTCTTCTGCATCGTGGCAGTATTCTTCATCGGCTGGGTGCCGTACAACGTGGTGATATTTCTGAGGACCCTGGATGAAAACTTGGTCCCACCGTTTGACGACTGTGAAGTCAGCATCCAGCTCGATTATGCGTTCCATGTGTGTCGGCTCATTGCTTTCTCCCACTGCTGCCTCAACCCTGTCTTTTATGCATTTGTTGGTGTGAAGTTCAGGAGCCATCTGAAGTCAATGCTGCAGGAAATGTTCAGTCGGAAAAGTCCAGTCGAGGAGCCGCAGGTCAGAATGCAAAACCTCATCTCACACGGATCACTGTACTAG